The following proteins are co-located in the Primulina tabacum isolate GXHZ01 chromosome 11, ASM2559414v2, whole genome shotgun sequence genome:
- the LOC142519177 gene encoding protein TUNICAMYCIN INDUCED 1-like, with protein sequence MNFDSISMDLRLRSLYFAVSFCMVLIAIRVSPSAASVTTQDFDVYPKAIKDLKEAIVKGLGFQSDEIKISGFDLRDALVGKSVAYEFDVQIDNQVLPFKLLEDVKRWEYVDLPIFQMEDPSKPRYENRLVDGRRLDDQMPVLAPFQLAGPMELWIQDAKDMRISLPHDVDAGVLKKVILADGAVVTVTGARSVSLRNPIELPLPLNRTNDGFAWGLLTLAKHLRHAASSPNGPIVSLRIVGPTSLTSPSSLSSTSSPTNKLKLKRLAPGLVELSSASKRNLKEAKNMGIDLKGEATALLAPDQFSTLWPVTSINGSNSNLLGFEALLSSVLGPKANKEGSFKLLKVDVSAQTFVKISFGVEKKIKDGNEFSFEGFPEWRTKPKSVMMHFEVLAKVDGNKVVPEKVLPVNPVIGEDSVAPNILNGNITMSKIPVVYTPQNPFSL encoded by the exons aTGAATTTTGATTCTATTTCAATGGACTTGAGGTTGCGATCGCTTTATTTTGCTGTATCGTTTTGCATGGTTTTGATTGCAATTCGAGTTTCGCCATCCGCCGCCTCGGTTACCACACAAGATTTCGATGTGTATCCCAAGGCTATTAAG GATTTAAAGGAAGCTATTGTGAAGGGATTAGGGTTCCAATCTGACGAAATTAAGATATCCGGTTTCGATTTGAGGGACGCTTTGGTGGGAAAGTCAGTGGCATATGAATTCGATGTCCAGATAGATAATCAGGTATTGCCCTTTAAACTGTTGGAGGATGTGAAGCGTTGGGAATACGTGGATCTGCCCATTTTTCAAATGGAAGATCCGAGTAAGCCCCGGTACGAGAATCGGTTAGTAGACGGGCGGAGATTGGATGATCAGATGCCAGTTCTTGCCCCTTTTCAATTGGCGGGTCCAATGGAGCTATGGATTCAGGATGCCAAGGACATGAGAATTTCTTTGCCT CATGATGTGGATGCTGGTGTGCTAAAGAAAGTCATCCTGGCAGATGGTGCGGTAGTCACTGTAACGGGTGCTAGATCAGTGAGCCTGCGGAATCCTATCGAGCTTCCACTCCCTTTGAATCGAACAAATGATGGTTTTGCTTGGGGCCTTTTGACTCTGGCAAAGCATCTTCGACATGCTGCTTCTTCCCCCAATGGTCCTATCGTTTCCCTTCGAATCGTCGGCCCAACATCACTTACGTCCCCTTCTTCATTGTCATCGACCTCCTCTCCCACTAACAAACTCAAGCTTAAGCGCCTTGCACCTGGTCTAGTTGAGTTGTCCTCAGCATCGAAGAGAAACTTGAAGGAAGCAAAAAATATGG GCATTGATCTCAAAGGAGAAGCAACCGCACTTCTTGCACCTGACCAGTTTAGCACATTGTGGCCTGTCACATCTATCAATGGCTCGAACTCGAACTTGCTTGGTTTTGAAGCTCTGCTCTCTTCTGTTTTGGGCCCCAAAGCCAACAAGGAGGGTTCCTTTAAGCTTTTGAAGGTGGATGTATCTGCCCAAACTTTTGTGAAGATAAGTTTTGGAGTCGAGAAGAAGATAAAAGACGGGAATGAATTCTCGTTCGAGGGATTCCCAGAATGGAGAACTAAGCCTAAGTCTGTAATGATGCATTTTGAGGTGTTGGCTAAGGTTGATGGGAATAAGGTTGTTCCAGAGAAGGTCCTACCGGTGAATCCCGTGATAGGAGAGGATTCT